A window of the Lagopus muta isolate bLagMut1 chromosome 1, bLagMut1 primary, whole genome shotgun sequence genome harbors these coding sequences:
- the SYTL2 gene encoding synaptotagmin-like protein 2 isoform X1, with protein sequence MIDLSFLTEEEQEAIMKVLQRDAELKKAEEERVRHLPEKVKDDVQLKNMSGQWFYEAKSKRHRDKIHGADIIRTSMRRKPATLAEVSQSKSNKAKDSWVSNVNKEVFAPPELHGIVEHQEEEEELKSSSSSNPVTSSLENPGRRSVKAAASTIKQRRNPFNSILSSDNLNSGESESRQAILPQLSNKDIEEILLPSEESQSKANLLNDGMETSKKPSEEPAEESQKGPVERPVPKARKLVHKVTNPVPQGEDFFPKPAKRTQGVNGIGALPRGILKRSSSSSSTDSEARANHMFDVQSKNSIPTISILEGETDRNSLTEEAEDSTQISLEKLKQVRFSSSIGKEEPLQSPRLHHGRETRESDLLKSGEVKTRENDANRSDSCKNKQTYTGKPLETYSSSLQVRTIDSLQEDTSASSPNGTNESVSLVNQTLQTKTITPKKLETPEKASTNILPKNKNEQNVDQTCENNSKSLSHESKSLKNFTDEHLLSAETKPQELSDINSAGLQQGKPDLVEERDAKTAFKPDKHGAEIVEVADDSVSEVLDWFERSSGTEDRKIESARSQGGELKEVNFTTRTVLPTEHSGTSVDRKMQVREELLYGKNKQLNAISPTTFISEDIQLIKERRKPKHGKENEDQNEKCLSELDYTGIEAKESDEEIKQQNKINVLKHHEHVLPAQKCVLEKAIRAKRRIREIRAFWERQETIPSHGEKEVGIHINTSGGGAIEGLKESDKIKPTALYLPYGLDDQSKSTLSAELRCAIQASKNGNQNSSEFGSGHAVKKTERPLPYEGKVNEHTKLTRDSVLQSGVGVTSASPKIKDNDGKETFKGKVAAFSQQKSSFQALSFEEKSNEISKNQISSPSQFQSLRNFWDTRVKLQNSIDREDVSSPNNAIRNNTFITYGRNAEKGKGRDNVSKQELSQHQTQASEEEKTGKLDSVACKPPVGFLTFRGLSVTPTEGKDTVQLVKKPIISQPHENTGLQRQEVKEHIDKNIVSSKEHPPRRSQRYSEQNLPREIIAYQPSELGVGMKTIDTVNNTAQTNCSVDSTCHQDTGLSEDIIKTTEKSLAPSKVNGLSLENLVREVSETPSPNPRHADSAGQRIAEMQAKNTKYEQYEESLQEISETVEKSVAPSKVSSLSSSLEKLLKEASETPPPKPRRVDVAVQRTAEMEVKNTACQHDGESLQEIIETIEKSNAPTKVSGLSSALEKLLKEASETPPPKPRRTVLRTAEMQAKNTKYQQDEESLQEISETVEKSVVPSKLSRLSSSLEQLLKEASETPPPKPRRVNMTVQRTAEMEVKNTACQHDGETLQEISETIEKSIAPCRDNGLSSSLEKLLKEASETPPPKPRRMDGTVQRTADMQVGNMSCHQSGELLQETSALSEAKSKALDVNFQKVLRDVCETPASTLENMDKKMQSKIPTSQSMCMARQEEGDHPQEIQETIEKTTVSNSEKFKEFSSSLEKLLQEASEASSPISKALSKQEKFGNRVFPPQTKTLSVTVSQPYDNAVCSCHKQKTAIKSGVPEQNVKASVDDLVTPEVSELLKIDGATIKEEQRNTPAIDLPSLQGETNTVIKSFKINEVGRKGESTFLDASEDNSQLKELLKLRRTSTPLKDESSSPQLEGAQFSLAFQREDNDEENGDSLNFGSQLSDENSDYYSGTGSSTRSEEELNPVLMALKRSADRKMPSKSLEDIPSATSNKGKINIPKEELALSAEDGLKPDQHQVRNENGAGISTVPSQPDKPFSNPEKVKGLSKSVPSFLQEESDERETDTASESSYSFGRIKKSPSSLTNLSGSSGMASLSSVSGSLMSVYSGDFGSVDVKGNIQFAIDYVEQLNELHIFICQCKDLAVADVKRQRSDPYVKTYLLPEKYKLGKRKTSVKKKTFNPVFNEILRYKIEKDLLKNQSLNISVWHNDTFGRNSFLGEVELDLGTWDWNDKSNKQINWFPLKPRTSAMAFELENRGEMKLALQYVPQPVGGKKIPSTGEVHIWVKECRDLPLLRGNRLNSFIKCTILPDTSRKSRQKTRTVSKTTNPVFNHTMVYDGFRPEDLKEACVELTVWDHNKLVNHFLGGLRIGLGTGKSYGTTVDWMDSTSDESALWEKMIKSPNTWVEDTLPLRMLMVAKLTK encoded by the exons ttctAACCCAGTGACCTCTTCGTTAGAAAATCCAGGTAGAAGATCtgtgaaggcagcagcatcaACAATAAAA caaaggAGAAATCCATTTAATTCCATATTATCAAGTGATAACTTGAACAGCGGAGAATCAGAAAGCAGACAAGCCATTCTACCTCAGCTATCAAATAAGG ATATTGAAGAAATTTTGTTACCTTCAGAGGAGAGCCAGTCGAAAGCAAACTTACTAAATGATGGAATGGAGACATCTAAGAAACCTTCTGAAGAACCTGCtgaggaatcacagaaaggaCCGGTTGAGCGTCCCGTCCCCAAAGCTAGAAAATTAGTTCACAAAGTAACCAATCCTGTGCCACAGGGAGAAGACTTTTTTCCCAAACCAGCAAAACGGACCCAGGGGGTTAATGGCATTGGTGCACTGCCCAGGGGCATTCTGAAGCGCAGTTCAAGTTCCAGTTCCACTGACTCAGAAGCTCGGGCTAATCACATGTTCGATGTTCAGAGTAAGAACAGTATTCCTACCATATCTATTTTAGAAGGGGAAACTGACAGGAATTCTCTtacagaagaagcagaagattCCACGCaaatttcactggaaaaattaaaacaagtgAGGTTCTCTTCTAGCATAGGAAAAGAAGAACCTTTGCAAAGCCCACGGCTACATCATGGAAGAGAAACACGAGAGTCTGATTTGTTAAAATCTGGTGAAGTGAAGACTAGGGAAAATGATGCTAATAGATCAGATTCTTGTAAGAATAAACAAACTTACACTGGAAAGCCTCTGGAAACCTATTCATCATCTCTCCAAGTGAGAACAATAGATAGTTTACAAGAAGATACGTCGGCATCCAGTCCTAATGGCACTAATGAGTCAGTCTCCCTTGTTAATCAAACACTGCAGACAAAGACCATTACTCCTAAGAAACTTGAAACTCCAGAGAAGGCCTCCACCAATATTCTgccaaagaacaaaaatgaacagaatGTTGACCAAACATGTGAAAATAACTCCAAGTCTTTGAGCCATGAATCAAAGTCTCTCAAAAACTTTACTG ATGaacatctgctttctgctgagaCAAAACCACAAGAACTGTCAGATATAAATTCTGCAGGTCTTCAACAAGGTAAGCCTGATCTTGTTGAGGAACGAGATGCTAAAACCGCTTTCAAGCCTGACAAGCATGGTGCTGAAATTGTGGAAGTGGCTGATGACTCTGTATCAGAAGTCTTAGATTGGTTTGAAAGAAGTTCTGGTACTGAAGATAGGAAAATTGAATCAGCCAGATCCCAAGGTGGGGAGCTCAAAGAAGTGAACTTTACAACCAGAACAGTTCTTCCCACAGAGCACAGTGGAACTAGCGTGGATAGAAAAATGCAGGTTAGAGAAGAGTTACTGTATGGAAAGAATAAACAACTGAATGCTATTTCACCCAccacatttatttcagaagacatACAACTGataaaagagaggaggaaacCTAAGCACGGTAAAGAGAATGAGGATCAAAATGAGAAATGCCTCAGTGAGCTTGACTACACAGGAATTGAAGCGAAAGAATCTGATGAAGAAAtcaagcaacaaaataaaataaatgtcttgAAACATCATGAACACGTGTTACCAGCTCAGAAATGTGTATTGGAAAAGGCAAtaagagcaaaaagaagaatTAGGGAAATTAGAGCATTTTGGGAAAGGCAGGAAACTATCCCCAGTCATGGAGAGAAAGAAGTTGGTATCCATATTAATACATCAGGTGGTGGTGCAATAGAAGGTCTCAAAGAAAGcgacaaaataaaaccaactgCACTATACTTACCTTATGGATTAGATGATCAGAGCAAGAGTACATTAAGTGCTGAATTAAGATGTGCAATCCAGGCTTCAAAAAATGGAAATCAAAACTCTTCTGAGTTTGGATCAGGCCATGctgttaaaaaaacagaaagaccaCTTCCATATGAGGGTAAAGTTAACGAACATACAAAATTGACAAGAGACAGTGTCTTGCAGTCAGGAGTTGGTGTCACTTCAGCTTCCCCAAAAATCAAAGATAATGATgggaaagaaacatttaaaggaaaagttGCTGCTTTTTCCCAACAGAAGTCCAGTTTTCAGGCTTTGTCTTTTGAAGAGAAGAGTAATGAGATATCCAAGAATCAAATTTCAAGTCCTTCACAGTTTCAGAGTCTGAGAAACTTTTGGGATACTAGAGTTAAGTTACAAAATAGCATTGATAGGGAAGATGTTTCTTCTCCAAATAATGCTATTCGTAATAATACTTTTATAACCTAtggcagaaatgcagagaaaggtAAGGGCAGAGATAATGTGAGCAAACAAGAGTTAAGCCAACATCAAACACAAGcatctgaggaagaaaaaacagggaaattAGATTCTGTGGCATGCAAACCGCCTGTGGGATTTCTTACTTTTAGAGGTTTGAGTGTGACACCCACAGAAGGTAAAGACACTGTCCAGCTGGTCAAAAAGCCAATCATTTCTCAACCCCATGAAAATACAGGTCTTCAAAGGCAAGAAGTTAAAGAACACATAGATAAAAATATTGTTTCGTCAAAAGAACATCCTCCCAGACGTTCTCAGAGGTACTCTGAGCAAAACCTTCCCAGAGAAATCATTGCATATCAACCTTCTGAATTAGGTGTAGGGATGAAAACGATTGATACTGTGAATAATACAGCACAAACTAATTGTAGTGTAGATTCAACATGCCACCAAGATACTGGTCTGTCTGAAGATATCATCAAGACAACAGAAAAGTCTCTTGCCCCCTCCAAGGTCAATGGCTTGAGCCTAGAAAACCTGGTAAGGGAAGTCTCTGAAACTCCATCTCCTAACCCAAGACATGCAGACAGTGCAGGACAGAGgattgctgaaatgcaagctAAAAACACCAAGTATGAGCAATATGAAGAGTCACTGCAAGAAATCAGTGAGACTGTTGAGAAGTCTGTTGCTCCCTCTAAGGTCAGCAGCTTGAGTTCTTCTCTAGAGAAACTGCTGAAGGAGGCTTCTGAAACACCACCTCCTAAACCAAGACGTGTGGATGTGGCAGTACAGAGGACTGCTGAGATGGAAGTTAAAAACACTGCCTGTCAGCATGATGGAGAATCACTTCAAGAAATCATTGAGACTATAGAGAAATCTAATGCCCCTACTAAGGTCAGTGGCTTAAGTTCAGCTCTGGAAAAGCTGCTAAAGGAGGCCTCTGAAACACCACCTCCTAAACCAAGGCGTACAGTACTGAGGactgctgaaatgcaagctAAAAACACAAAGTATCAGCAAGATGAAGAGTCACTGCAAGAAATCAGTGAGACTGTTGAGAAGTCTGTTGTTCCTTCCAAGCTCAGTAGATTGAGTTCTTCTCtagagcagctgctgaaggaggCTTCTGAAACACCACCTCCTAAACCAAGACGTGTGAACATGACAGTGCAGAGGACTGCTGAGATGGAAGTTAAAAACACTGCCTGTCAGCATGATGGAGAAACACTGCAAGAGATCAGTGAGACCATTGAGAAGTCTATTGCCCCCTGTAGGGACAATGGCTTGAGTTCTTCTCTagaaaagctgctgaaggagGCTTCTGAAACACCACCTCCTAAACCAAGGCGTATGGATGGCACAGTGCAGAGGACAGCTGATATGCAAGTGGGAAACATGTCCTGTCATCAGAGTGGTGAGTTGCTGCAGGAAACATCTGCACTGTCTGAGGCTAAAAGTAAAGCACTGGATGTTAATTTCCAGAAGGTACTGAGAGATGTCTGTGAAACACCAGCTTCTACGCTGGAAAATATGGataagaaaatgcaaagtaaaaTACCAACTAGTCAAAGTATGTGTATGGCACGTCAAGAAGAAGGAGATCACCCTCAAGAAATACAAGAAACGATAGAAAAAACTACTGTTTCAAATAGTGAAAAATTCAAAGAATTCAGTAGCTCAttggaaaaacttcttcaagaagcatctgaagCTTCATCTCCAATATCCAAAGCATTAAGTAAACAAGAGAAGTTTGGGAATAGGGTGTTTCCACCACAAACAAAGACTCTATCTGTGACAGTGTCACAGCCTTATGATAATGCTGTATGTAGCTGTCATAAACAGAAGACAGCTATCAAGAGTGGAGTTCCAGaacaaaatgtaaaagcttCTGTAGATGATCTCGTAACTCCTGAAGTGTCTGAGCTCCTTAAAATAGATGGGGCTACTAttaaagaagaacagagaaacacACCTGCAATAGATCTTCCTTCCTTGCAAGGAGAGACCAATACAGTGATCAAGTCATTCAAGATAAATGAAGTAGGAAGGAAAGGTGAGAGCACATTCTTGGATGCTTCTGAAGATAATTCACAATTAAAAGAACTGTTGAAATTGAGAAGAACAAGCACACCTCTTAAAGATGAGAGCAGTTCTCCTCAGCTGGAAGGAGCTCAGTTCAGCCTGGCCTTTCAGCGTGAAGATAATGATGAAGAAAATGGTGACAGCTTGAATTTTGGATCCCAGCTTTCAGATGAAAACTCTGATTATTATTCTGGAACCGGAAGTTCGACTC GTTCAGAAGAAGAGTTAAATCCTGTTTTGATGGCTTTGAAAAGGAGTGCAGATAGGAAAATGCCTTCCAAAAGTCTAGAGGACATTCCATCAGCTACCTCAA ataaaggaaaaataaatattccaaaGGAAGAATTAGCTCTTAGTGCTGAAGATG GTCTGAAACCTGATCAGCATCAAGTGAGGAATGAAAATGGAGCAGGAA TCTCCACAGTGCCTTCACAGCCTGATAAGCCATTTTCCAACCCTGAAAAAGTCAAAGGACTGAGCAAGTCAGTACCATCATTCCTACAGGAAGAG AGTGATGAAAGAGAGACAGATACAGCATCAGAAAGCAGTTATTCCTTTGGCAGAATCAAGAAGAGTCCCAGCTCTCTAACCAATCTTAGCGGTTCTTCTGGCATGGCCTCCTTATCCTCT GTGAGTGGAAGCTTAATGAGTGTCTATAGTGGAGACTTCGGCAGTGTCGATGTGAAGGGGAACATTCAGTTTGCTATTGATTACGTAGAACAACTGAACGAACTCCACATTTTCATTTGCCAATGTAAAGACCTGGCAGTTGCAGATGTCAAGAGACAGCGGTCAGACCC GTATGTGAAGACCTACTTGCTTCCAGAGAAATATAAGCTGGGCAAACGGAAGAcctcagtgaaaaagaaaacttttaatCCAGTCTTCAATGAAATACTGCGG TACAAAATTGAGAAAGATCTCCTAAAGAACCAAAGCCTTAATATCTCTGTCTGGCACAATGATACCTTTGGGAGGAATAGCTTCCTTGGTGAAGTGGAGCTGGATTTAGGAACTTGGGACTGGAATGATAAATCCAACAAGCAGATCAACTGGTTTCCACTCAAGCCTAGG aCTTCAGCAATGGCTTTTGAACTAGAAAACAGAGGGGAGATGAAACTAGCCCTCCAGTATGTTCCACAACCTGTTGGAG gaaagaagatcCCGTCCACTGGTGAGGTCCACATCTGGGTGAAGGAATGCCGTGATCTTCCTCTTCTGAGGGGCAACAGACTCAACTCTTTTATTAAGTG tACAATTCTTCCAGATACCAGCAGAAAAAGTCGCCAGAAAACAAGAACGGTGTCAAAAACTACAAACCCAGTATTCAACCATACCATGGTCTATGATGGCTTTAGACCAGAAGATTTGAAAGAAGCCTGCGTAGAACTCACAGTCTGGGATCACAACAAACTTGTCAACCATTTTCTGGGAGGTCTCAGGATAGGCCTTGGAACAG GCAAAAGTTATGGAACTACAGTGGACTGGATGGATTCTACTTCAGACGAATCTGCCCTGTGGGAGAAGATGATAAAGTCGCCCAACACATGGGTGGAAGATACACTACCTCTCAGGATGCTTATGGTTGCAAAACTGACAAAATAA